TTGTTAACAACTTAAAGTTTAAGTATTGCAAGTCCAATTGTTAATTTAAATTAGGTAAGATGTCTTAACCTAAAATTTCAAAATCTTAAAGAGCGTGGCTTCGAGCATGACTAATAGACTTAAGTTCACCTCCCTTTTTGCTCTATCGTTCCACTATTTTTAAGAGCGAGTTCTTAATTAAAAAATAAAAAACTCTAAAACTAAAAAACCCAAAGTGGGTTGACCTAATCTGTAGCAACAAATCAAAATTTAAGCAAGAAAATATTAAATTATTTTATTTTAATTGTTGCGTAACATAATTTTCTAAACAACAAGAACCTTTTTGAAAAACCATTTGAATTTTCTGAAAGGCGCTATTGTTTTTTTCATCATCAGCAAATTTTTGCCACATTTTCCAAGTATTCGTTTCTTCTTGTGGAAGTTGTAACTCATGGTAAAGAGATGCAAGGCGTAGTAAATTACAACCGTAAAGAAGAGCATAAGAAGGCTTGTCTTTCAAATCTTCACTGAGTGATAAGGTGGAATTTAGCGCTTCTTGGTAGTTTTTTATGCCAATTAAAAGGGATGTTTCCGAATAGAGTTTGTAGGCATTATCTGTAGAGATGGATCTTTTTAGTGCGGCCTCCGCATAGGGCTTTGCTTGTAACCAATCATCTTTATAGATGAGTTCATTTGCAAGTGTTGCATCATAATATACCTGTAATCTGGAAGAGTCATTGAGCAAACTTTTTAAGTGATCAAAAGATGTAATTTCTTGAGAGTTTGCCTTTAGTTTTGCCATAGTTGCTTTTGCATCAAGAAAAGAAGATATAGACTGTTCTGGTGTTGAAAGAAAAAAGCGATAGAGTAAAAATAAGAGAGACCCAAGACCCACAGACGTATAGAGAATGGTTTTTCCCCATTTAGAGAGGAACTCTTCTAGAAAATGATTTTGTTCTAGAGGAATAGAAATTTTGTCGCTCTTGTTCATAATGATCAATCCATTATATTGTATTTGGCAGAATCATATACAAAACATAAAAAGTTGTACAGTATGGATGCAGAACTTTTAGAAATTACGGATGAATTTTGCGTTATTTCTTTGCAAAAGATACGTATTAATCCGTATCAGCCAAGAAGAATTTTTAATGATGAGGAGCTTTGTGAGCTTGCAGAATCGATAAAGTCTATTGGCTTGATTCAACCCATCGTCGTGCGCTCTCTTGAGTCTGAAACAGGATTATTTGAATTAGTCGCAGGTGAGCGCAGATTTAGGGCGTCTCAAAAAGCAGGTCTCAAGACAATACCAGCTGTTGTTAGAAAATACTCCTCTATGCAGTCTGCAGAGGCTGCCCTTATTGAAAATATGCAACGGGTAGACCTTAATCCTATTGAAATTGCAAGTGCAATTCGCTCTATTATGCTTCAGTTTGAATTGAAGCAAGAAGAAGTTGCAAATAAGGTAGGCAAAAAGCGCTCAACGATTGCAAATTACTTGCGCTTGCTTTCGCTACCAAAAGTAATTCAGGATACTCTCTCTTCTCAGAGAATATCGATGGGGCATGCAAAGGTGATTCTCTCTTTAGAACATATACATCATCAGTTGTTGCTTCATGAAAAAATTCTCAATGATTCTTTAACAGTACGAGAAGCAGAAGAGATATGTAAAAAATTGCAAACGCACTCTGAAGAGGGCTCTGCAGCTCAAAATACACATAATATTCACTTAGAAGATCTTGCAAAAAGGCTGCAAGATGCATTTGGAACAAGAGTAGACTTGATCGAGGGTAAAAAAGAAAGCGGTCGTATTACTATCCACTATCATAATTATGATGACCTTGACAGATTACTTCAATGCATGATGCTTAAGGATGGTTGAGGACGGGAAGTGTGCATTGCCAGCCACCACCAAGCGCCTTGTAAAGCAAAATAAGATGATTAGTTAATTGAATCCTGCTTTGCAGGAGATCATTTTCAGTGGTGAGTAGATCCTCTTTTGCTTGAATCACATTCAAATAGGAAACAAGACCCTCTTGGAAAATTAATTTCATATTTTTGTAAATAGAGTGTTTGTTTTCTACTTCAATTTGAAGAAGCATGTATTCTGTTTTCCCATCATTGTAGGCAATAAGAGCATTTTCTACGTCTTGAAAAGCGGTTAATATAGCCTTTATATAGTTGTAAAAGGCTTCTTGATGCTTGCCTTCCGATGATTTAACGTAACCTGCAACGTGTCCTCCAGAAAATAGTGGCCAGCTGATATTGAAGCCGTATACACTATTATTATTTACAGCATTTGCAAAAGTTTTTAGTTGCTGACTTAATTGTCCATCTGAGCCTGTTAAACCAAGTTTTGGGAAGTATTCAGCCACGGCAACACCCACATTTGCTGTTGCTTCCATAAGTTCTCGCTCAGCTTGTCTGACATCTGGCCTTCTGAGAAGCAGGGTAGATGGAAGGCCTATGGGAATATTGCAAGGAAGAGATGGCATAGGATGCTGGACTGAAAGAGCACAATTTAAGCTTCCTGGAAGTTTTCCAAGAATAAGGGCAATGCGATTTTCTGTTTGAAGAAGATTTGTTCTTAACCCAGGTATGTTTGCTTCCATATCTGCAAGGGATGCTTTTGCTCTGGCAACATCGACATTGCTTGCAAGAGCTTCATTTTCTTCTGATTGTTTCATGAAAAGCTTTTCTTTTTGCAATTCGACCATTTGGTTCATGATGCAGAGTTGTTCTTGTATTCCTCGAAATTCGATATAGTTTCTTGCTGTTTCTGAAATGAGCGAAATTAATACAAGGCGCGACTTTTCAACATGAGACCCATAGTTTGCAAGAGAGGATTCGATGGATCTTTTTCTTCCCCCAAAAATATCTAATTCCCAGATGGCATCAAAGTGCGCATCGTATAGGGCGTAGCTTTGATCTATTGTAAGATAGGGAAATGATTGGCTTAAAGCAAATTGTTGCGCACCTGCGGACAAATCAATACGAGGGAACATAGGAGCCTTTGTTGCTACATAAAGGCCTCTTGCATAGCGTACCTTTGCAAGGGCTATCTTGAGATCCAAATTACATTTAATGGCTTGGGTGATTAAATAATTGAGCATAGGATCATGAAATGTACTCCACCACTCAACCCAGGGCTCCTTTTGATACTCTTGACAAGATTTTTCTATCCAACGCTCTGGAATTTGCACTTTTGGTCTTTCGTAATCAGGTCCAACGGTGCATCCATGTAAAAAAAGAAGTAATGTAAGAGTCATAATAATGAATGTCAGACTTTTTTTCATGATCGTTCC
Above is a genomic segment from Chlamydiales bacterium containing:
- a CDS encoding ParB/RepB/Spo0J family partition protein, yielding MDAELLEITDEFCVISLQKIRINPYQPRRIFNDEELCELAESIKSIGLIQPIVVRSLESETGLFELVAGERRFRASQKAGLKTIPAVVRKYSSMQSAEAALIENMQRVDLNPIEIASAIRSIMLQFELKQEEVANKVGKKRSTIANYLRLLSLPKVIQDTLSSQRISMGHAKVILSLEHIHHQLLLHEKILNDSLTVREAEEICKKLQTHSEEGSAAQNTHNIHLEDLAKRLQDAFGTRVDLIEGKKESGRITIHYHNYDDLDRLLQCMMLKDG
- a CDS encoding efflux transporter outer membrane subunit, which encodes MKKSLTFIIMTLTLLLFLHGCTVGPDYERPKVQIPERWIEKSCQEYQKEPWVEWWSTFHDPMLNYLITQAIKCNLDLKIALAKVRYARGLYVATKAPMFPRIDLSAGAQQFALSQSFPYLTIDQSYALYDAHFDAIWELDIFGGRKRSIESSLANYGSHVEKSRLVLISLISETARNYIEFRGIQEQLCIMNQMVELQKEKLFMKQSEENEALASNVDVARAKASLADMEANIPGLRTNLLQTENRIALILGKLPGSLNCALSVQHPMPSLPCNIPIGLPSTLLLRRPDVRQAERELMEATANVGVAVAEYFPKLGLTGSDGQLSQQLKTFANAVNNNSVYGFNISWPLFSGGHVAGYVKSSEGKHQEAFYNYIKAILTAFQDVENALIAYNDGKTEYMLLQIEVENKHSIYKNMKLIFQEGLVSYLNVIQAKEDLLTTENDLLQSRIQLTNHLILLYKALGGGWQCTLPVLNHP